A genomic stretch from Ureibacillus composti includes:
- a CDS encoding IPT/TIG domain protein has product MKVGPINALNGFPLWYKDRNGLRLMLNTDPNDPFNVITPADIPNPGQPVSFPDNFPEEAFYFTAEAQMVTGTGERARLVLALEAAFVNDEPAIGEQIVFGRVRIRVAGLVAGATYIVTHPYGENTFVAEDDGDGGGEINFTQDIGGLNGGNFELATRSKIDPFLRWDPSIPPAAPSGYIGDPNILHEVIGSEVSENVFRIVGPGIGIDSPNQVGDNPDMIETRLFSVAGKISTVSGVETTRATYSQSDVTGGSIDVFAFSDPDVTPQVIEATADGVNPTILEGANGLYFARLGFVGENPPSTLTVTNKSDIPPSVSEIEPVDFITAVANYDNDTNTLTITATSSDTFRNVLLKVEDYGEGELDIPVSRITFTVPPRVTITSSEGGRVTIPVTINGSETPPTGVVANAGADQTVIIGAEVTLDGRGSSGPITGYQWVQTSGIVVELEGADTATPTFTAPNTPTPPDSPLIFELTVFGEGGPSSDSVAVEVIDEVPAPIANAGPNQTVQQGSLVTLSGSATGVVTSFQWSQISGPQVVLSNPNSPTTTFIFPRSTEPIEFQLTASGPGGSGSDTVVISTVPDNLTIDRVEFRTRDSEWRISGTSSVSGPGVTITIYLGRTLNGVILAQVPVDALGEWEYRVEPSAVQPDATRAISIKSSSGGTLLNVPINVRN; this is encoded by the coding sequence AAGCATTTTACTTTACCGCTGAAGCGCAAATGGTAACGGGAACTGGCGAAAGAGCGCGTCTTGTTTTGGCTTTGGAAGCAGCATTTGTAAATGATGAACCGGCTATAGGAGAACAAATTGTATTTGGCCGCGTGCGTATTCGAGTGGCAGGACTTGTGGCAGGTGCAACCTATATCGTGACTCATCCGTATGGTGAGAATACTTTCGTTGCTGAGGATGATGGAGATGGAGGAGGAGAAATTAATTTCACTCAAGATATTGGAGGCTTAAATGGTGGGAATTTTGAATTAGCTACGAGGAGTAAAATAGATCCATTTTTACGATGGGACCCTAGTATACCTCCTGCTGCTCCTTCGGGATATATAGGTGATCCTAATATACTTCATGAAGTTATTGGAAGTGAAGTGTCAGAGAATGTATTTAGAATTGTAGGACCTGGTATTGGGATTGATTCGCCCAATCAAGTAGGAGATAATCCTGACATGATCGAAACAAGACTCTTTAGTGTAGCTGGGAAAATATCTACCGTTTCAGGTGTTGAAACTACACGTGCTACTTACTCACAAAGTGATGTAACGGGTGGGTCTATTGATGTCTTCGCCTTTTCTGATCCTGATGTTACGCCTCAAGTAATAGAAGCAACTGCGGATGGAGTAAATCCGACTATTCTGGAAGGAGCAAATGGACTTTATTTTGCTCGACTAGGATTTGTTGGAGAAAACCCGCCTAGTACTTTAACTGTTACAAATAAGAGTGATATTCCACCAAGCGTAAGTGAAATTGAACCAGTTGATTTTATTACTGCTGTAGCAAACTATGATAATGATACAAATACCCTGACAATTACGGCTACATCAAGCGATACTTTCCGAAATGTTCTGCTTAAAGTAGAGGATTACGGAGAAGGTGAGTTAGACATCCCAGTATCAAGGATTACCTTTACAGTTCCGCCTAGAGTTACGATTACATCATCTGAAGGGGGACGTGTGACAATCCCTGTAACGATTAATGGTTCGGAAACTCCTCCAACTGGGGTCGTAGCAAATGCTGGAGCCGATCAAACAGTCATAATCGGTGCAGAAGTAACACTTGATGGAAGGGGTTCATCGGGACCGATTACTGGTTATCAGTGGGTACAAACTTCAGGCATTGTGGTTGAATTAGAGGGTGCAGACACTGCAACACCAACTTTTACTGCCCCAAATACTCCGACGCCTCCTGACAGTCCACTTATATTTGAGCTGACAGTATTCGGAGAAGGTGGTCCTAGTAGCGATTCTGTAGCAGTTGAAGTAATTGATGAAGTACCAGCACCGATTGCTAATGCAGGTCCTAATCAAACAGTTCAACAAGGTTCACTTGTTACGTTAAGTGGTAGTGCTACAGGAGTGGTTACATCATTCCAATGGTCGCAAATTTCTGGTCCACAGGTAGTACTGTCCAATCCAAATTCACCGACAACAACGTTTATATTCCCTCGATCAACTGAGCCTATAGAATTCCAGTTAACTGCTTCTGGTCCCGGAGGAAGTGGATCAGATACTGTGGTTATTTCAACAGTACCGGATAATCTAACGATTGACCGTGTGGAATTCAGAACACGTGATTCAGAATGGAGAATTTCAGGTACATCTAGCGTATCTGGGCCAGGTGTGACAATTACGATTTACCTTGGGCGTACATTAAATGGTGTGATCCTCGCACAAGTTCCAGTAGATGCATTAGGTGAATGGGAATACCGTGTTGAGCCTTCTGCTGTGCAGCCTGACGCAACAAGAGCGATCTCGATTAAATCTAGTTCAGGAGGGACACTACTCAATGTACCTATTAATGTACGAAATTAA
- a CDS encoding IclR family transcriptional regulator — protein MQSIDRAMNIIKVLASKSNENWLSITELSKECELPVSTIHRLLKSLEEHDLIQQDSRTKEYGLGSIWLEYGLQMYDSIDITSQIKVEMEELMRQVNESIYFNKPMGLESLIIERIDSPDNPIRFFDKIGSRIPMNIGAANKTMLAHMPYRETENIVNTLIPEDDRPGFWATLHQVKTNGYAISRGERTEGTVAVAAPIINRSGDVEGAVSIGCVSFNLKDERLEFLIEKVINTGKRISKNLGYNG, from the coding sequence GTGCAATCAATCGATCGAGCAATGAACATTATAAAAGTGTTAGCATCAAAATCTAATGAAAACTGGCTTTCCATAACCGAACTATCGAAAGAATGTGAGCTTCCGGTTAGTACAATACATCGGCTGTTAAAGTCTTTAGAGGAACACGATTTAATACAACAAGACTCGAGAACAAAAGAATATGGTCTTGGTTCGATTTGGTTAGAATATGGTTTGCAAATGTATGATTCAATTGATATAACAAGCCAAATCAAAGTGGAAATGGAAGAACTGATGCGGCAAGTGAATGAAAGTATCTATTTTAATAAACCAATGGGGTTGGAATCTTTAATTATTGAACGAATTGATAGTCCGGATAATCCAATTCGCTTTTTTGATAAGATTGGCTCAAGAATTCCCATGAATATTGGTGCTGCTAATAAAACGATGCTAGCTCATATGCCTTATCGAGAGACTGAAAACATTGTGAATACTTTGATTCCTGAAGATGATCGACCTGGATTTTGGGCAACACTTCACCAGGTAAAAACAAATGGTTATGCCATAAGCCGGGGTGAGCGTACTGAAGGGACGGTTGCAGTTGCTGCACCTATTATAAACCGTTCAGGGGATGTTGAGGGAGCCGTTAGTATTGGCTGTGTCAGTTTTAATTTAAAGGATGAGCGATTAGAATTTCTAATAGAAAAAGTAATCAATACAGGAAAACGGATATCTAAAAACTTAGGATATAATGGGTAA